One window of Dyadobacter sandarakinus genomic DNA carries:
- a CDS encoding SusD/RagB family nutrient-binding outer membrane lipoprotein: MKNLTKYLKYGLAAVLVTGCDTKELHDLNINPQALNEVNLNLLFTSVELGLASNGTTGDNRYIDWRTNIGWCGYAIQQLASSGGGISPGDKYTVNAETNAAPFEFIYNDQLKNLAEILKQSGPGGFAEGKYVNLRQISRIIRAFSYARLADYYGNIPYSEANKGTDGIFFPKYDTQEFVYTDVLKELDEATSALNASNGDEGLAAADFIYKGDLAKWKKFGFSVMLRLAMRISNVDAAKAATYVTKAAAGGVFTSNADNMWVQMADGPSEWVNQNGISRAFDPGDGGQPSYLSATLVDFLKGTNKNAVADDDPRLMIISGGIGDWTTAGFTPITVDPLKQKGMPNGYDLAMLAELEKNDKLEVGKTYSRINVKMLQDSDPYMIMNYGEVELLLAEALERKIGTGIAGTAKSHYEAGVKASMQMYTPYDASLTVSDAAVTTYLTTYQYGGTKPALEMIGEQLWVNKFFNWWEAWSDWRRTGYPKLTPTNYPGNVTGGTIPVRLRYPTNEVAGNPNYQTGATLPDDFTTKVWWDK; encoded by the coding sequence ATGAAAAATTTGACAAAATACCTTAAATACGGATTGGCAGCAGTGCTTGTAACAGGTTGCGATACAAAGGAACTGCACGATCTCAACATCAACCCTCAGGCTTTGAATGAAGTAAATCTCAACTTGCTTTTCACTTCGGTGGAGCTGGGCCTGGCATCCAATGGTACCACGGGCGATAACCGCTACATCGACTGGCGGACCAACATCGGCTGGTGCGGCTATGCGATCCAGCAGCTGGCCAGCTCGGGCGGAGGGATTTCTCCGGGAGACAAGTACACCGTCAATGCAGAGACCAATGCAGCTCCATTTGAATTTATTTACAATGACCAGCTGAAAAACCTGGCCGAAATTCTGAAACAATCCGGTCCCGGCGGCTTTGCAGAAGGTAAATATGTGAACCTGCGCCAGATCTCCCGCATAATTCGTGCATTCAGCTATGCGAGGCTGGCGGATTATTACGGAAACATTCCTTACTCGGAAGCCAACAAGGGTACGGACGGTATTTTCTTTCCAAAGTACGACACCCAGGAATTTGTATATACCGACGTCCTTAAAGAGCTAGATGAAGCAACCAGCGCGCTCAATGCTTCCAATGGAGACGAAGGACTTGCCGCTGCGGATTTCATTTACAAAGGGGATCTTGCAAAATGGAAGAAATTCGGATTTTCTGTCATGCTCCGTCTGGCAATGCGCATCTCCAATGTGGATGCTGCAAAAGCGGCCACGTATGTAACCAAAGCAGCAGCCGGCGGCGTGTTCACGAGCAATGCTGACAACATGTGGGTACAAATGGCCGACGGTCCGAGCGAGTGGGTGAACCAGAATGGTATTTCCCGCGCATTTGATCCGGGCGATGGTGGCCAGCCTTCCTACCTGAGCGCCACATTGGTGGACTTCCTGAAAGGTACCAACAAAAATGCCGTGGCCGACGACGATCCGCGCCTGATGATCATCAGCGGTGGTATCGGTGACTGGACAACCGCCGGCTTTACGCCCATCACAGTGGATCCATTGAAACAAAAAGGGATGCCCAATGGTTACGATCTGGCCATGCTGGCGGAGCTTGAAAAGAACGATAAACTGGAAGTGGGAAAAACCTACTCCCGCATCAATGTAAAAATGCTTCAGGATTCTGATCCGTATATGATCATGAACTATGGCGAAGTGGAACTCCTTCTGGCGGAGGCATTGGAGCGCAAGATTGGTACGGGCATTGCAGGAACTGCCAAGTCGCACTACGAAGCAGGTGTAAAGGCTTCCATGCAGATGTATACTCCCTACGATGCTTCGCTCACGGTTTCGGATGCTGCGGTAACAACTTACCTGACTACCTATCAGTATGGAGGCACAAAACCTGCACTCGAAATGATCGGGGAACAGCTTTGGGTCAACAAATTCTTCAACTGGTGGGAAGCATGGTCGGACTGGAGACGTACCGGCTACCCTAAACTTACCCCTACCAATTATCCGGGCAATGTAACCGGCGGCACCATCCCGGTACGCCTGAGATACCCGACCAATGAGGTGGCCGGTAACCCCAACTATCAAACCGGCGCTACCCTGCCGGATGATTTTACGACCAAGGTCTGGTGGGATAAATGA